The proteins below come from a single Metarhizium brunneum chromosome 1, complete sequence genomic window:
- the utp5 gene encoding U3 small nucleolar RNA-associated protein 5 gives MSMKRKVPAKLAAPVVKPSAKIPTKTTIDESRTVVATADALQSSQIEAIEISSDTDSEEDTSDLEDNAEEDQTNGEETVPKAAAAAVAKVNGTNPKANDHELEGSDGEEETSPSFGELLRGNETIDVPALLQQSVSASTTAQPARTAIVPPSHQSLTTVLTQALKTDDTDLLESCLHTTDITTVRNTIERIDSSLAGILLNKLAARLYRRPGRAGNLMTWVQWTLISHGGALASQPDVVHSLNGLQKVLAERAKGLNSLLALKGKLDMLDLQMDLRRKMQRNAGLLHQGEDADEEEEDAIWVEGETSPVGRKDLANGARSRRRRGDDDDDDDQDNEDLPMTNGVGDSADEEEDSDVAEDDDSEVAEESLDEDEVDHEDVDDSMGEEEESDVEAAPPSKMQKVVKSFSKRK, from the coding sequence ATGTCGATGAAGCGAAAAGTgccggccaagctggccgcgCCGGTTGTCAAGCCCAGCGCGAAAATCCCTACAAAGACCACCATTGACGAATCCCGAACAGTCGTGGCCACAGCCGATGCCTTGCAAAGTTCGCAGATAGAGGCTATTGAAATCTCCTCCGATACTGACAGCGAAGAGGATACTTCTGATCTGGAAGACAACGCGGAGGAAGACCAGACCAATGGCGAAGAGACTGTCCCGaaagcagcagccgccgctgTGGCCAAGGTTAACGGCACGAACCCAAAAGCAAACGACCACGAGCTGGAAGGCTCTgacggggaggaggagacaTCGCCGTCGTTCGGAGAGCTGTTACGAGGCAACGAGACTATCGACGTCCCAGCTTTACTCCAGCAATCCGTGTCAGCCAGCACGACAGCGCAGCCCGCACGGACAGCCATTGTGCCGCCTTCTCACCAGTCGCTCACGACTGTCTTGACACAAGCGCTCAAAACAGACGACACCGATCTCCTCGAATCCTGCCTGCATACAACCGACATCACCACTGTTCGAAACACGATCGAGAGGATAGACAGCTCCCTGGCCGGCATCCTGCTCAACAAGCTCGCCGCCCGGCTCTATCGCCGCCCCGGCCGTGCGGGCAACCTCATGACCTGGGTCCAGTGGACACTCATCTCACACGGCGGCGCGCTCGCATCACAGCCCGACGTCGTCCACAGCTTGAACGGCCTACAAAAGGTATTGGCGGAACGCGCCAAGGGGCTCAACAGTCTCTTGGCCCTCAAAGGCAAACTCGACATGCTCGACTTGCAAATGGATCTCCGACGCAAGATGCAACGAAACGCAGGTCTACTACACCAGGGCGAGGACgccgatgaggaagaggaagacgcAATCTGGGTTGAGGGTGAAACGAGCCCCGTCGGCAGAAAAGACCTCGCCAACGGCGCCaggtcaagaagaaggcgtggcgacgacgacgacgacgacgaccaagatAACGAAGACTTGCCCATGACCAACGGAGTCGGAGACTCAGcagacgaagaggaggactCGGACGTTGCagaggacgacgacagcgaAGTCGCCGAAGAGTCattggacgaggatgaagttgaccACGAAGATGTAGACGATTCAATgggtgaagaggaagaaagtgACGTCGAAGCCGCTCCGCCGTCGAAAATGCAAAAAGTAGTCAAGTCATTTTCAAAGAGGAAATAG
- the Hspa12a gene encoding Heat shock protein 12A has translation MNLNLPLRNTTTSRRNQDSRNYFTSYTPPSSTEAINGPVREQREPVPVSDRLIVGVDFGTTFSGVAAVYTSTPDDIEIIKTWPGGNGITSDKVPTEVAYDFPANAPPEADPTIKWGFQFRPEESRLRCIKLFLDRSQKLPFYVSPLDTAAQLKRFNKNVVDAVSDYLTQIYKHTMDTLTRRYGESFMVSTKVEFVLTCPAVWSDAAKNTTLLAAERAGMGSRSDIQMISEPEAAAVYTLKAIQPNHLNVGDNFIVCDAGGGTVDLIAYKIMSLKPLRVEESAVGTGGLCGSAFLNYRFEEHVRNRLGQARFDEMKAKKGRSWQMGLKYFEEFVKRNFNEDEYQEINVPFPGLTDDEEAGLDDGFMVMSAEQVKDIFEPVVKEVCDLVQGQVEGLRAKGGIVSGIVLVGGFGQSDYLYRRLKAHFTSAAPPPYSERPTHANANATEGNGSIEVMQPVYAWTAVVRGAVLRGLEGNMVISRKSRMHYGTSYATVYDEEKHSVSERYWSPLWERWMVSDRMQWHIAKGEALSPLSPIAFHYTRNFRPGQSLIVTDDLIACDADEPPAAYTRDLINVCTLTTDLNAVPRSLFTRLTTTRGVEFDNLDFTLEMIVDSAGLGFELKVDGVRYGRVEAEFHQD, from the exons ATGAACCTCAACCTACCACTGCGAAACACAACTACCAGTCGCAGGAACCAGGATAGCAGGAATTACTTCACAAGTTATACACCACCAAGCTCTACTGAGGCGATCAATGGGCCGGTGAGAGAGCAGCGCGAGCCGGTGCCTGTTAGCGATCGCTTGATTGTGGGGGTGGATTTTGGTACGACATTTTCTGG AGTTGCGGCTGTTTACACTTCTACCCCTGACGACATCGAAATCATCAAAACATGGCCTGGTGGCAACGGCATCACGTCCGACAAGGTGCCCACAGAGGTTGCCTACGACTTTCCTGCCAATGCTCCTCCCGAAGCAGACCCAACAATAAAATGGGGATTCCAATTTCGCCCAGAGGAATCTCGTCTACGCTGTATCAAACTGTTCCTTGACCGGTCCCAAAAGCTTCCTTTTTATGTCAGCCCCCTAGACACCGCAGCACAATTAAAACGCTTCAACAAGAatgttgttgatgctgtgAGCGACTACTTGACCCAAATCTACAAGCACACCATGGACACACTTACTCGGCGATATGGCGAGTCATTCATGGTGTCAACAAAGGTTGAGTTTGTTCTTACCTGCCCAGCAGTCTGGAGTGATGCCGCCAAGAATACGACGCTGTTGGCTGCTGAGCGTGCTGGAATGGGTAGCCGCTCTGACATTCAGATGATTAGCGAACCGGAAGCGGCTGCTGTGTATACGCTGAAAGCCATACAGCCGAACCATCTGAATGTTGGGGACAACTTTATCGTTTGTGATGCAGGAGGTGGCACCGTTGA CTTGATTGCATACAAAATCATGTCGCTGAAGCCCCTACGAGTGGAAGAGTCTGCTGTAGGTACAGGTGGATTGTGCGGTAGCGCATTTCTCAACTATAGGTTCGAAGAGCACGTCAGAAACCGACTTGGACAAGCGCGCTTCGATGAGATGAAGGCCAAAAAGGGAAGGAGTTGGCAGATGGGATTGAAGTACTTTGAAGAGTTTGTGAAGCGCAACTTCAACGAAGACGAGTACCAAGAAATTAACGTTCC CTTTCCTGGCTTAACagacgatgaagaagccgGTCTCGACGATGGCTTTATGGTTATGAGTGCTGAGCAAGTCAAGGATATCTTTGAGCCAGTGGTGAAGGAAGTATGTGACCTGGTACAAGGCCAAGTAGAAGGACTCCGAGCAAAGGGCGGTATTGTCTCCGGCATTGTCCTTGTTGGTGGCTTCGGCCAGAGTGACTACTTATATCGACGACTAAAAGCGCATTTCACAAGCGCAGCACCTCCCCCATACAGCGAACGGCCGACTCATGCGAATGCTAATGCGACGGAAGGAAATGGCTCGATAGAGGTCATGCAGCCTGTGTATGCTTGGACTGCCGTTGTTCGCGGCGCGGTTTTAAGAGGCCTGGAGGGAAACATGGTAATTTCGCGAAAGTCAAGAATGCACTACGGCACCTCTTACGCGACGGTATACGATGAGGAGAAGCACTCTGTCAGCGAACGATACTGGTCACCTCTGTGGGAACGTTGGATGGTTTCAGACCGGATGCAATGGCACATTGCCAAG GGCGAAGCTCTGTCGCCCCTGTCCCCAATAGCATTTCACTACACGCGGAATTTCCGCCCGGGACAGTCCTTAATTGTTACGGACGACTTGATAGCCTGCGATGCCGATGAGCCACCAGCAGCGTATACGCGGGACCTGATTAACGTGTGTACTCTGACGACGGACTTGAATGCGGTTCCAAGAAGTCTGTTTACTCGTCTGACCACAACAAGGGGGGTTGAGTTTGACAATCTTGACTTCACTCTGGAAATGATTGTGGACAGTGCGGGCTTGGGGTTTGAACTGAAAGTTGACGGGGTGAGGTATGGGCGGGTAGAGGCAGAGTTTCATCAGGACTAG
- the mlcH_0 gene encoding ML-236A carboxylate methylbutanoyltransferase mlcH: MNRLDDILRRYTVQGEDTKDRLLGAAFVVTDKEGTIYTGSSGRLDLDPKSPLFTERSFTWVASLTKLATTISILQLVERGQLDLDADLRHLIPELRDASILHEFDENDNPVIEANAKPITMRQLLTHTSGFSYEFSDPVLLQWSRTQPNRNVSRLQWSKLEVTTPLRFAPGQSWGYGVGLDWAGQVLEALTGKSLGQYMQENILDPVGLNDTGFWPERIPHTAPRTAQNVQRTKDGKLAAALWPTPEKHEIESGGGGWFTTASDYALFLRAFLAGRLVSEETMREMVKPQLNEAQAEFLRTIAFHPMVHNTFAPEFKPGTNIDHGLGGMLNVEDVPGKRKAGSIAWSGILNSRWWVDPKTGIAGVLIVNVRPNGDPIVAKLYDELELALYGQLLGQGAVQSRI; the protein is encoded by the exons ATGAACCGACTTGATGACATCCTGAGGCGGTATACTGTCCAGGGAGAGGACACAAAGGACAGGCTTCTCGGTGCAGCATTTGTAGTGACGGACAAAGAAG GGACCATCTACACCGGCTCGTCCGGCCGCCTCGATCTTGACCCTAAATCGCCCCTCTTCACAGAAAGGTCCTTCACATGGGTAGCCTCCCTCACCAAgctcgccaccaccatctccatcctTCAGCTCGTCGAACGGGGCcagctcgacctcgacgccgaTCTACGCCATCTCATCCCGGAGCTCCGAGACGCCAGCATTCTCCATGAATTTGACGAGAATGACAACCCCGTCATcgaggccaacgccaagcCCATCACCATGAGGCAGCTGCTCACCCACACATCCGGCTTCAGCTACGAGTTCTCCGACCCGGTTCTCCTCCAGTGGTCGCGCACCCAGCCCAACCGCAACGTCTCACGCCTCCAGTGGTCCAAGCTGGAAGTCACCACGCCGCTGCGATTTGCCCCCGGCCAGAGCTGGGGATACGGCGTCGGACTGGACTGGGCCGGCCAGGTCCTCGAGGCCCTCACCGGCAAATCCCTCGGCCAGTACATGCAGGAGAACATCCTCGACCCCGTAGGCCTCAACGACACGGGCTTCTGGCCCGAAAGAATCCCACACACGGCGCCCAGGACCGCGCAAAACGTTCAGCGCACAAAGGACGGGAAGCTCGCTGCCGCGCTCTGGCCCACCCCCGAGAAGCACGAGATTGAgtccggcggcggcgggtggtTCACGACGGCCAGCGACTACGCCTTGTTTCTCCGGGCATTTCTGGCGGGGAGGCTGGTCTCGGAGGAGACGATGAGGGAGATGGTCAAGCCGCAGCTAAACGAGGCGCAGGCCGAGTTTCTGAGGACGATTGCTTTCCACCCAATGGTTCACAATACATTTGCGCCCGAGTTCAAGCCCGGCACGAATATTGACCATGGGCTAGGAGGCATGCTGAATGTTGAGGATGTACcggggaagaggaaggcgGGGAGTATCGCGTGGAGTGGGATTCTCAATAGTCGATGG TGGGTTGACCCGAAGACGGGCATCGCAGGCGTTCTTATTGTCAATGTTCGACCCAACGGCGACCCTATCGTGGCCAAGTTATATGATGAGCTGGAGCTTGCTCTATATGGCCAGCTTTTGGGACAGGGTGCTGTCCAGAGTCGTATCTAA
- the pit1 gene encoding Sporulation protein kinase pit1: MTVAADLTHRSSAQSQVALEDRFEVLKEIGDGSFGSVVLARVRTAGANVARRGSVVAIKSMKKTFDSLTPCLELREVVFLRTIPNHPHLVPALDIFLDPYSKKLHICMEYMEGNLYQLMKARDHKCLDNASVKSVLFQIMRGLEHIHSHNFFHRDIKPENILVSTSSHQEASNSFRRYSALVTPPSTPPNYTVKLADFGLARETHSKLPYTTYVSTRWYRAPEVLLRAGEYSAPVDIWAVGAMAVEVATLKPLFPGGNEVDQVWRVCEIMGSPGNWYNKAGVRVGGGDWREGTRLASKLGFSFPKMAPHAMDTILRAPQWPASLSAFVTWCLMWDPKNRPTSSQALMHEYFNDAVDPTRPKSSASKILGRKQSDLGRTVKESTSTTQIASLPSWFRKSLIGRSDVTEPAVVQAPSKDAPIPRPSPVSAAPPVEAPAAKARAPPAAKRSTWTNGLSNVAPMPILPTIRPISPLSDAVTARANNGQAEIKTKKLGRQLSVASSTNGYTEMHRQQAERALNGETGLASPPSGHKESFFSHLRKRARRFSGRHQTPVSPSYEDMEAQIGCGPWASNRSSMVVDQQGGPIPKAEVYDSLDKALRDVQGNLDSRSALPASHQPTSNGKLKRHHSLPHQQPRSVDNLIGAARAGPISSRTRRAQAAHGVQQYEVPDEEDELLDEALTSARRAMRHMDGSAKPLRQSASNLGLATPHPYPSPSPSASGSQVLYGDGQEALTPKPLDLGKKSYNQYKWPTPPYEGSEWGASASASIWAAGNRF; encoded by the exons ATGACTGTCGCCGCCGATTTAACCCATCGAAGCTCGGCCCAGAGCCAGGTGGCTTTGGAGGATCGTTTTGAAGTCCTCAAGGAAATCGGAGATGGAAGCTTCGGCAGTGTCGTTCTGGCCCGCGTCAGAACCGCTGGCGCCAATGTAGCCCGTCGCGGTTCAGTG GTTGCAATCAAATCTATGAAAAAGACGTTTGATTCACTGACGCCGTGTCTGGAATTACGGGAGGTGGTATTTTTAAGGACCATTCCAAATCACCCGCACCTCGTCCCAGCACTGGACATTTTCCTGGACCCTTACAGCAAAAAGCTGCATATTTGCATGGAATACATGGAAGGCAACCTTTATCAGCTGATGAAAGCCAGGGACCACAAATGTCTTGACAATGCCAGTGTCAAGAGCGTGTTGTTCCAGATCATGCGTGGTCTGGAACATATTCACTCCCACAATTTTTTCCACCGAGATATCAAACCAGAGAACATCCTTGTTTCGACTTCATCTCACCAGGAAGCGTCCAACTCATTCCGGAGATATTCAGCCCTGGTAACCCCCCCGTCAACACCCCCCAACTATACCGTCAAGCTTGCCGACTTTGGCCTGGCCCGAGAAACTCACTCGAAGCTTCCGTATACGACATACGTCTCTACAAGATGGTACCGCGCACCTGAGGTTCTGCTACGCGCGGGAGAGTATTCGGCCCCTGTCGACATTTGGGCTGTTGGTGCCATGGCTGTTGAAGTTGCCACCTTGAAGCCGCTTTTCCCCGGTGGAAATGAGGTCGATCAAGTTTGGCGAGTTTGCGAGATTATGGGCAGTCCCGGGAATTGGTATAACAAGGCTGGAGTACGCGTTGGTGGAGGAGACTGGCGAGAGGGAACCCGTCTTGCGAGCAAACTTGGCTTCTCGTTCCCCAAGATGGCACCACATGCCATGGACACCATTCTGCGGGCTCCTCAATGGCCCGCCTCCCTCAGCGCCTTCGTCACCTGGTGCTTAATGTGGGATCCCAAGAACCGACCCACTTCCTCCCAAGCTCTTATGCACGAATACTTCAATGATGCCGTTGATCCTACGCGACCCAAGTCATCTGCTTCGAAGATACTGGGCCGCAAGCAATCTGATCTTGGCCGCACCGTCAAAGAATCTACCAGCACGACTCAGATCGCGTCCTTACCCTCTTGGTTCCGAAAATCCCTGATTGGCCGTAGCGATGTTACAGAGCCAGCCGTTGTTCAAGCCCCCAGCAAGGATGCTCCCATCCCTAGGCCTTCTCCTGTGTCGGCTGCACCGCCTGTTGAGGCTCCCGCCGCCAAGGCGCGAGCTCCTCCAGCGGCAAAGCGCAGTACCTGGACAAACGGCCTTTCTAACGTGGCTCCCATGCCAATTCTACCTACCATTAGGCCGATTTCACCACTTTCTGATGCCGTCACTGCTCGAGCCAACAACGGCCAAGCTGAAATCAAAACAAAAAAGCTTGGCAGACAGCTCTCTGTCGCTTCCAGCACCAATGGCTACACTGAGATGCACCGCCAGCAGGCTGAGCGTGCTCTTAATGGCGAGACGGGTCTCGCCTCGCCCCCTAGCGGTCATAAGGAAAGCTTCTTCTCACATCTTCGAAAGCGAGCCAGGCGCTTCTCAGGACGCCACCAGACGCCTGTATCTCCCTCATACGAAGACATGGAAGCGCAGATTGGCTGCGGCCCTTGGGCAAGTAACAGGTCTTCAATGGTGGTTGATCAACAGGGCGGGCCTATTCCCAAGGCCGAAGTGTACGATTCTTTGGACAAGGCTCTCCGGGATGTCCAGGGCAACCTGGATTCGCGATCCGCATTGCCTGCAAGCCATCAACCCACATCCAACGGCAAACTTAAGAGACACCACTCTCTCCCTCATCAACAGCCCAGGTCTGTGGATAACCTGATTGGGGCTGCCCGTGCTGGGCCAATTTCGAGTCGCACGCGACGGGCGCAGGCAGCTCATGGTGTACAGCAGTACGAGGTTcccgatgaagaagatgagctCCTCGATGAGGCCCTGACGTCTGCTCGACGGGCCATGCGACACATGGATGGATCTGCGAAGCCTCTAAGGCAATCCGCTAGCAATCTTGGCTTAGCAACCCCCCATCCTTACCCAAGCCCTTCGCCATCTGCGAGTGGCAGTCAGGTCCTGTATGGGGACGGCCAGGAAGCTTTGACTCCTAAGCCCTTGGATCTCGGCAAGAAATCCTACAACCAGTACAAGTGGCCCACCCCACCTTATGAAGGAAGCGAATGGGGAGCGTCTGCATCAGCGAGTATCTGGGCTGCTGGCAACAGATTTTAG
- the set10 gene encoding Ribosomal lysine N-methyltransferase set10 has product MPVQDTISTLVEWASSHGATLHPSIEVYQDPQTGLSFRVKPSAKSPVQPYEPIVQLPTSLTLSYFNAVSEQGTASPDAFRGEFLARAAPHVVGRLFLIKEYLKRDKSFWWPYIRALPQPGQGNKSQWALAPFWDADEAELLEGTNVEVGIDKIRNDVRRDLQEAQELLRLHGDASGAFGRALTTELYQWAYCIFSSRSFRPSLVLSDEQRRSLPRGVTMDDFSVLLPLFDIGNHDMTTEIRWDLDDERQTCELRVGRTHMPGQQVFNNYSMKTNAELLLGYGFMLPATKELHNDYTHVRKRTAAAPRASEEYLISLRPLSHPSSVLARAKQSLTLDPATAVLGSFRHVQPEMVWDIFCTLTTPEQRAVLIPVPEGKPKDTYQRDRFFSGKVEGEARMYLQQTVAIIQHKVLQELERLNETDVEAVGGQEADLNRNQRLALDYRERCRKVLEGVLESMSGDDILDDEF; this is encoded by the coding sequence ATGCCCGTCCAGGACACCATATCGACCCTGGTCGAATGGGCCAGCTCACACGGGGCCACGCTGCATCCATCAATCGAGGTCTATCAAGACCCCCAGACCGGCCTCTCGTTCCGCGTCAAGCCATCCGCCAAGTCGCCCGTGCAACCATACGAACCCATCGTGCAACTGCCCACCTCCCTCACCCTCTCCTACTTCAACGCCGTGTCGGAGCAGGGCACCGCCAGCCCGGATGCCTTCCGCGGGGAGTTTCTCGCCAGGGCGGCGCCCCATGTCGTCGGGCGCCTATTTCTGATCAAGGAGTACCTCAAGCGCGACAAGTCGTTCTGGTGGCCCTACATCCGGGCCCTTCCGCAGCCCGGACAGGGAAACAAGTCGCAGTGGGCGCTGGCGCCCTTCTGggacgccgacgaggccgagctgctcgagggGACAAACGTCGAAgtcggcatcgacaagaTCAGGAACGACGTCAGGAGGGATCTGCAGGAGGCGCAGGAGCTGCTGCGCCTGCACGGGGACGCCAGCGGCGCCTTCGGCAGGGCCCTGACGACGGAGCTGTACCAGTGGGCGTACTGCATCTTCTCGAGCCGCAGCTTCAGGCCGAGCCTGGTGCTGTCGGACGAGCAGCGGCGCTCGCTGCCGCGGGGCGTGACCATGGACGACTTCTccgtgctgctgccgctgttTGACATCGGGAACCACGACATGACGACCGAGATCCGCTGGGACCTGGACGACGAGCGCCAGACGTGCGAGCTGCGGGTGGGCAGGACGCACATGCCGGGGCAGCAGGTCTTCAACAACTACAGCATGAAGACCAAcgccgagctgctgctgggctaCGGCTTCATGCTCCCCGCCACCAAGGAGCTGCACAACGACTACACGCACGTTCGCAAGCGGACGGCCGCCGCGCCCCGGGCGTCGGAGGAGTATCTCATCTCGCTGCGGCCGCTGTCGCACCCGAGCTCCGTGCTGGCCCGCGCCAAGCAGTCGCTCACCTTGGACCCGGCCACCGCGGTGCTCGGGTCGTTCAGGCACGTCCAGCCCGAGATGGTGTGGGACATCTTTTGCACGCTCACCACGCCCGAGCAGCGGGCGGTGCTGATCCCCGTGCCCGAGGGGAAACCCAAGGACACGTACCAGAGAGACCGCTTCTTTTCCGGCAAggtggagggcgaggcgaggATGTATCTGCAACAGACGGTTGCTATTATCCAGCACAAAGTGCTACAGGAGCTGGAGAGGCTAAACGAGACGGATGTGGAGGCCGTGGGCGGCCAAGAGGCCGACTTGAACCGCAATCAGAGGCTGGCCCTTGATTACAGAGAGAGGTGTAGAAAGGTGCTGGAGGGCGTGTTGGAGTCCATGAGTGGAGATGATATACTTGACGATGAATTTTAA
- the BDF1 gene encoding Bromodomain-containing factor 1, producing MESSGPDTPVLDPKPHDDAPEKQKNEQKSELNGHADNSAPQSEPQSKPKAESPREQTDKSLPNGNSPPTQEAQTTEPAKTSQLTDEPTPRSDSEPKPMSEAPGTLESQEGLATQSKEPEKSPPAIDEEEKKSTELSDTTKPEQSDVAAPTVEESDVKPPTEEPAKKTASDTAQDTEMTDVPSEKDNKTVEPSASGEATVTSQDPTALPTSQVDLGPSSMSQLAIDTTEKVISPTEPTSDLPMHDAPGVKVAREREEDASEEPAPKRARTEPMEDEAAPAPSTTDVPSDAQAEVVVSGTESPGIAPAALNKLSNWLDEETNKREISQFQRREMRKVIGRVKKTKAGGHFRDSVQKLWPGLWDSYVAKVDRPMDLAELERGLRDLNGPYTTYGKFQSDLRLIFDNTLLFNGPHHDITASAVTAVRAVWEEVLPIPSEEPAKPKAVPKAKPIRESRTVANADAARRQSTGPTASPVAETPANKPAAAAATQDHSADRRSSTATEGDRPKRTVRAPKPKDIDYTTKPSRKKLKPELQFAEEVLAEIMSGKNHQLNAWFMDPVDAEGFNIPDYYSVIKKPMDLNRVSRMLSEGEISNLKEFDKTVRLIFDNCYKFNGPVEQGNPVSAIAKQLEELYLAQMKGKDAWLAKYAKANAPASASNASDDDEEDEEEDGEDAVDAPVDTRAVEELQAKLDEETKKLNSMFLTANQSMIDIQKNIVEMIQKTLIEKAREIQSARSKTKNDKPKKAGKPAKSKTAGSGGRKSTGGAAQSKKAGGSKKAAPKKSLTAADKDQIANAINDLDGPHLDRAIDIIKRDTGQNENNDGELELDIDQLSSDALLKLWELCKKALPNFAKDSVPVASAEISRPPAKQAANANKSAGGKSKKNKPMSAQEQEARIAQLKELRGLYKDGQEPGDETRGPQLTHGAETSDDSDSEEE from the exons ATGGAATCGTCTGGCCCGGACACTCCTGTGCTGGACCCGAAACCTCACGACGATGCGCCGGAGAAGCAGAAAAATGAACAAAAGTCGGAGCTGAATGG TCATGCCGACAACAGTGCGCCACAATCAGAACCCCAATCAAAGCCCAAAGCCGAGTCACCACGTGAACAGACGGATAAATCACTACCTAACGGCAACAGCCCTCCAACTCAAGAGGCCCAAACAACCGAGCCTGCCAAGACTTCGCAATTGACAGACGAGCCGACTCCAAGAAGTGATTCAGAGCCGAAGCCCATGTCCGAGGCTCCCGGAACGCTGGAGAGCCAGGAAGGCCTGGCTACCCAATCAAAGGAGCCAGAGAAATCACCGCCGGCGATtgacgaagaggagaagaagtcgaCCGAGCTATCTGATACCACAAAGCCCGAACAAAGTGATGTTGCTGCCCCGACAGTCGAGGAATCTGATGTCAAGCCTCCCACAGAGGAACccgccaagaagacggcaTCAGACACTGCGCAAGACACAGAGATGACCGACGTACCTAGTGAGAAGGACAACAAAACTGTCGAGCCATCAGCTTCTGGTGAGGCCACCGTCACTTCGCAGGATCCCACCGCTTTGCCGACTTCTCAAGTAGACCTTGGCCCAAGCAGCATGTCGCAGCTGGCTATTGATACTACTGAGAAAGTCATTTCGCCTACCGAACCCACCAGCGACTTGCCTATGCATGATGCCCCTGGTGTCAAAGTTGCTCGTgagagggaggaggatgccAGCGAGGAGCCCGCTCCCAAGAGAGCCAGGACTGAGCCAatggaagacgaggccgcTCCCGCGCCCTCTACGACTGATGTCCCTTCAGATGCTCAGGCCGAGGTGGTTGTATCTGGTACTGAGTCCCCCGGCATTGCCCCCGCTGCCCTGAATAAGCTGTCGAACTGGCTAGACGAGGAAACCAACAAGCGAGAGATCTCTCAATTTCAGCGCCGTGAAATGCGAAAGGTTATTGGGCGTGTCAAGAAGACTAAGGCTGGCGGCCACTTCAGAGATTCTGTACAGAAACTGTGGCCGGGTCTGTGGGATAGCTATGTTGCCAAGGTCGATCGGCCCATGGACCTCGCGGAACTGGAAAGGGGACTGCGAGATTTGAACGGCCCGTACACCACCTATGGTAAATTTCAATCTGACTTACGATTGATTTTTGACAATACATTGCTTTTCAATGGTCCGCATCACGATATCACTGCGTCGGCTGTCACGGCTGTGAGGGCTGTTTGGGAAGAGGTGCTGCCCATACCTTCCGAAGAACCAGCAAAGCCAAAAGCGGTACCCAAGGCTAAACCCATTCGCGAATCCCGTACCGTCGCCAATGCCGACGCAGCTCGCCGACAATCCACAGGACCTACAGCTAGCCCGGTCGCAGAGACACCCGCAAATAAACCTGCAGCAGCGGCTGCTACGCAAGATCATTCTGCAGATCGTCGCAGCTCGACCGCGACAGAAGGTGATAGGCCAAAGCGGACGGTGCGTGCTCCAAAGCCCAAGGATATTGACTACACAACCAAGCCGTCCCGCAAGAAGCTGAAGCCCGAGCTTCAATTCGCTGAGGAAGTTCTTGCCGAGATAATGTCCGGAAAGAATCACCAGTTGAATGCTTGGTTCATGGATCCCGTAGATGCGGAAGGATTTAACATTCCTGATTACTATTCCGTCATCAAAAAGCCCATGGATCTCAACCGTGTGTCGCGTATGCTCTCTGAGGGTGAAATCTCGAATTTGAAAGAGTTTGATAAGACTGTCAGGCTTATTTTTGACAACTGCTACAAATTCAACGGCCCTGTTGAGCAAGGTAACCCAGTGTCTGCTATTGCCAAACAACTGGAAGAACTCTACCTTGCACAGATGAAGGGGAAGGATGCTTGGCTGGCAAAGTatgccaaggccaatgcTCCTGCCTCTGCGTCCAACGCtagtgacgacgacgaagaggacgaagaagaggatggcgaggacgCTGTTGATGCTCCTGTTGATACCAGGGCTGTCGAAGAACTTCAAGCCAAGCTTGACGAAGAAACGAAGAAGCTCAATAGCATGTTCCTTACGGCAAACCAAAGCATGATTGATATTCAAAAGAATATTGTCGAAATGATCCAGAAGACATTGATTGAGAAGGCTCGGGAAATCCAGTCGGCGCGTTCCAAAACCAAGAATGACAAGCCGAAGAAAGCGGGCAAGCCCGCCAAGTCAAAGACGGCAGGCTCTGGTGGCAGAAAGTCCACTGGCGGAGCCGCTCAGTCCAAGAAGGCTGGAGGCTCGAAAAAGGCTGCCCCCAAGAAGAGTCTCACCGCGGCGGATAAGGACCAAATTGCAAATGCTATTAATGATTTGGATGGTCCTCATCTTGACCGGGCAATCGACATTATCAAGCGTGATACTGGCCAAAAT GAGAACAATGATGGCGAACTTGAGCTTGACATCGATCAATTGAGCAGTGACGCTCTTTTGAAACTCTGGGAACTTTGCAAAAAAGCTCTTCCCAACTTTGCCAAAGACTCAGTGCCTGTCGCATCAGCAGAGATCAGTCGACCTCCTGCCAAACAGGCTGCCAACGCTAACAAATCAGCGGGAGGAAAATCCAAGAAGAATAAACCCATGAGCGCACAAGAACAAGAGGCACGTATCGCGCAGCTGAAGGAACTTCGCGGATTGTATAAGGATGGTCAGGAGCCTGGTGACGAAACCAGGGGGCCGCAACTGACACATGGGGCGGAAACCAGTGACGATTCTGACTCGGAGGAAGAATAG